DNA sequence from the Sandaracinaceae bacterium genome:
GACGGCGTGCTGCGCCAGACCCAGCGCGTCGTGGTTGCGCTCGAGGTCTTCGTGCAGCGCCACGCTTCCGTCGGGCCGCTGCGTCACGTCGGCTTGGTCGCCCAGCAGCAAGTCGATGGCGCTCCAGAACGGCATGCGCGCGAGGCCCAGGCGGCGGAACACGCCCGCGCGGGACTGCTCGGCGCGCCTTCGCCCTACGCGCAGCAGGCGCCCGAGATCGCTGCCGTCGGTGGGGAAGACCGCGATGCCCACCACCGGGTCCACGCCGTCGGGGGCGTGGAAGCGCGACAGCTCGGCCAGCTCGTTGAAGCGGGCCTCGATGCGGCGCTTGGCCGCCAGCGCGCCCAGCAGGCCCGTCTCGGGCAGCAGGATGTAGTACTCGTCGTCCTCCACGCGGGCGAGGATGTCCGAGTCGCGCACCGTCTCGAGCAGCGCGTCGCTCAGCAGGCGGCGGAAGTCCAGCAGCGTCTCCGGGTCCAGCCGCGGGCGCGCCTGCTCCACGCCGTCCAGATTCACGATGAGCAGCGAGAAGCGCCGCTGGTGACGCGCGGCGCGGTCGATCTCGCGGCCGGCCACGTCGCCGAAGTACGCAAACGTGTAAGCGCTGGTCTCCGGGTCCTTGATGCCCGAGCGGGCCATGGCGTCTACGCGGCGCGCGGCGGTCATGGCCGCCGTGCCGAGCCCAGCCACCACCTCGAGGCCGGCCAGCG
Encoded proteins:
- a CDS encoding diguanylate cyclase, whose amino-acid sequence is MATHGERTRFPAVLTQDELLELDPTRSVVVERERRGETTRDVVRVALMGSSELDAVLMLETEHVSTAALAGLEVVAGLGTAAMTAARRVDAMARSGIKDPETSAYTFAYFGDVAGREIDRAARHQRRFSLLIVNLDGVEQARPRLDPETLLDFRRLLSDALLETVRDSDILARVEDDEYYILLPETGLLGALAAKRRIEARFNELAELSRFHAPDGVDPVVGIAVFPTDGSDLGRLLRVGRRRAEQSRAGVFRRLGLARMPFWSAIDLLLGDQADVTQRPDGSVALHEDLERNHDALGLAQHAVMPRALLPRIARTLIGDATRHRAVGTLYAAGDQGMVAALADAVDAEHSSVRAWVLGGDADGPGHELRLPVDDERLREGVVLLALSEIGGYMLVARRLTDDTLLAYHAADLDLVDGLITALQTAYHLQPEVRV